The genomic region CTCCGAggaggagctaatttggagaacTTTATCTTTAGATTTTTTCTTACCCTTCGAGGAGGAAGGCCTGCTCCTcacatgttttcttttcttaccagtttcagctTCAAGGTCATTCAGACTCTCCTCGGACTCACTCATCGAATCACTATCTgactcctcacccatagaaaaaacagaatccgacccttcctcctcagacttaGAGATAGAAGGCTGAGGGCAggcaatttggttggcttttaggtggtcataaattaataccataagac from Cryptomeria japonica chromosome 3, Sugi_1.0, whole genome shotgun sequence harbors:
- the LOC131034822 gene encoding uncharacterized protein LOC131034822; amino-acid sequence: MGEESDSDSMSESEESLNDLEAETGKKRKHVRSRPSSSKGKKKSKDKVLQISSSSEEEVSEDSEKEEPQSPENKKTKLQTRNKQKKQEVNVMELEEQVQRKNSEVN